One Candidatus Obscuribacterales bacterium DNA segment encodes these proteins:
- a CDS encoding fatty acid desaturase — MSVSSLPPHPSRYPLNWVAVTLFTAVHALALLAPWFFSWAALGVMLALHWLFGSIGICLGYHRLLSHRSFQVPRWLEYAIAIIGALALQGGPIFWVAGHRLHHAHTEDVEQDPYSAKRGFWWSHMLWMIYPHPDFFTYDRYQKFAPDLARQGFYRWLNSNFLLLQIPLGLLLYAIGGWSFIIYGLVLRAVLLWHSTWFINSVTHMWGYRTFHVNDNSRNLWWAAILTYGEGWHNNHHAYPHVAKAGWRWWEVDVTWWAIWLLKSVGLAREVVMPPDKALALAVQPVQRSL; from the coding sequence ATGTCCGTTAGTTCCCTACCACCCCATCCCAGCCGCTATCCTCTCAACTGGGTTGCCGTTACATTATTCACCGCCGTCCATGCCCTAGCCCTGCTGGCCCCATGGTTTTTCTCATGGGCGGCCCTAGGCGTGATGTTGGCCCTCCACTGGCTCTTTGGCAGCATCGGCATTTGCCTTGGCTACCATCGCCTCCTCAGCCATCGCAGCTTCCAAGTTCCCCGCTGGCTGGAATATGCGATCGCCATCATTGGCGCACTGGCCCTGCAAGGCGGCCCCATTTTCTGGGTGGCGGGCCATCGTCTGCACCACGCCCACACCGAAGATGTGGAGCAAGATCCCTATTCTGCCAAGCGCGGCTTTTGGTGGAGCCATATGCTGTGGATGATCTATCCCCATCCAGATTTCTTTACCTACGATCGCTACCAAAAATTTGCCCCCGACCTAGCCCGCCAAGGCTTTTATCGCTGGCTCAACAGCAACTTTCTGCTATTGCAAATCCCCTTAGGTTTGCTGCTCTACGCCATCGGCGGCTGGTCGTTCATCATCTACGGTCTGGTCTTGCGCGCCGTCTTGCTCTGGCATAGCACCTGGTTCATCAACTCCGTCACCCACATGTGGGGTTACCGCACCTTCCACGTCAACGATAATTCCCGAAACCTTTGGTGGGCAGCGATCTTGACCTACGGTGAAGGCTGGCACAATAACCATCACGCCTATCCCCACGTGGCCAAAGCAGGTTGGCGCTGGTGGGAAGTCGATGTTACCTGGTGGGCGATCTGGCTGCTCAAGTCGGTCGGTCTAGCCCGAGAGGTTGTTATGCCGCCAGACAAAGCTTTAGCCCTTGCTGTTCAACCGGTGCAGCGATCGCTCTAA